Proteins encoded by one window of Danaus plexippus chromosome Z, MEX_DaPlex, whole genome shotgun sequence:
- the LOC116777842 gene encoding transient receptor potential cation channel subfamily A member 1 isoform X1 translates to MWLFPFKNRTGTDRDVNPPIVATPDRTDPVPVLSQINNLMPRKRGLIAWLWSVTGRHREPRMKMDPGGELQVMLPHQIQDRITSGDVCRMSDSPYRIHKAAESGNVEDFMRLYLTEPSRISIRDSNGRTAAHQAAAKNHTNILHSINKYGGALDIADNAGNTPLHLAVENESLDAIDFLLQQNVDTSSLNEKRQAPIHLATELNKVSVLKVFVKHKTKFDVDIEGEHGRTALHFAAIHDHDMCARILISELGAQCKLQCNNGYYPIHEAAKNASSRTMEVFLQWGESEGCTREKMMSLHDNEGNVPLHSAVHGGDIRAVELCLRSGAKISEQQYDFSTPVHLACAQGALEIVKLMFTMQPEEKMACLMSCDVQEMTPLHCAAMFDHPEIVKYLVNEGSDLNPLDKEKRSPLLLSASRGGWRTVHTFILLGANMELKDINSRNVLHHVVMNGGRLEDFATTCKNRCEKSLSQLLNEKDNNGCSPLHYASREGHIRSLENLIKLGACINLKNNNNESPLHFAARYGRYHTACQLLDSDKGTFIINESDGEGLTPLHIASREGHTRVVQLLLNRGALLHRDHNGRNPLHLAAMSGYTQTVELLHSVHSHLLDQTDKDGNTPLHLATMENKPNSIALLLSMGCQLSYNSLEMSAIDYAIHYKFPEAALAMVTHEERAKEVMALRSDRHPCVTLALIAYMPRVFEAVQDKCITKANCKKDSKSFYIKYSFKFYQHSRLEIDALRQALNDPKFRPEPLSVINAMVAHGRVELLAHPLSQKYLQMKWNSYGKYVHLLNLLIYCIILLLVTLYIYFLMTKMPKNMNTASHVSNETAYVFNSLLNDTATTGFKQVPDFGIYASAGIILTYNFICVIREMYNIKEQKWHYIVDLSNFVSWMLYVSSTLMTLPSIYPIYQNIQSSAASITAFLAWFKLLLLLQRFDQVGIYVVMFLEILQTLIKVLMVFSILIIAFGLAFFVLLSNGQHLSFSSIPMSLMRTFTMMLGEIDFVGTYVQPYYKTEIDVLLPFPIPTFFILGLFMVFMPILLMNLLIGLAVGDIESVRRNAQLKRLAMQVVLHTELERKLPACILENVDKDELIEYPNNNKCKLGFLDLILRKWFCNPFTDDAESVSQAVGLDLVLESKEDYMTAEMDKQKRRLREMSQLLEQQHTLIRLIVQKMEIKTEADDVDEGVSPAETRVVPRWSTPRIRKQLHTAASFNKGI, encoded by the exons ATGTGGCTCTTCCCATTTAAAAACCGTACCGGGACAGATCGCGATGTCAACCCTCCCATAGTGGCGACTCCAGACCGAACAGATCCCGTGCCAGTCTTATCCCAGATTAACAATCTTATGCCAAGAAAAAGAGGTTTAATT GCTTGGCTCTGGTCTGTTACGGGCCGACACCGAGAACCCAGGATGAAGATGGATCCCGGTGGAGAGTTGCAGGTGATGCTGCCACATCAAATTCAGGACAGAATAACCTCCGGTGATGTTTGTAGAATGTCTGACAGCCCATATCGAATACACaaa GCGGCTGAAAGTGGAAATGTGGAAGATTTTATGCGTCTGTACCTAACGGAACCATCCCGAATATCCATCCGCGACTCTAATGGCCGCACCGCAGCTCATCAAGCAGCTGCTAAAAACCACACAAACATCTTGCACTCCATTAATAAATACGGCGGAG CATTAGATATAGCCGACAACGCCGGGAATACGCCGCTTCACTTAGCAGTAGAAAATGAGTCACTAGATGCCATAGATTTTCTACTTCAGCA gaaTGTAGATACTTCAAGTTTGAATGAGAAACGTCAGGCACCTATCCATTTAGCcacagaattaaataaa gTATCTgtactaaaagtttttgtaaaacataaaactaagTTTGACGTTGATATCGAGGGGGAACATGGTCGCACAGCTTTGCATTTCGCTGCTATTCACGACCACGATATGTGTGCTAGAATATTG atTTCTGAATTGGGAGCCCAATGTAAACTTCAATGTAATAATGGGTACTATCCTATTCATGAAGCTGCAAAGAATGCTTCCTCGCGTACTATGGAAGTCTTTCTTCAATGGGGTGAATCTGAAGGTTGTACAAGGGAAAAGATGATGTCCTTACATGACAACGAAGGGAACGTTCCTCTTCATTCTGCCGTACATGGAGGTGACATCAGGGCTGTGGAACTCTGTTTGAGATCTGGTGCTAAGATATCAGAACAACAATACGATTTTTCCACGCCCGTACATCTAGCCTGTGCTCAG GGCGCTCTAGAAATAGTAAAGTTGATGTTTACAATGCAACCAGAAGAGAAAATGGCATGTTTAATGTCCTGCGATGTACAGGAAATGACGCCTTTACATTGTGCCGCAATGTTCGATCATCCTGAAATTGTTAAGTATCTTGTGAATGAAGGATCTGATCTGAATCCTTTGGATAAGGAAAAACGGTCTCCCCTACTGTTGTCTGCCTCACGAGGCGGTTGGAGAACTGTTCATACATtt ATTCTTCTCGGTGCGAATATGGAACTGAAAGACATAAATTCTCGGAACGTGCTTCATCACGTTGTTATGAACGGAGGTCGTCTAGAAGATTTTGCAACAACTtgcaaa AATCGATGCGAAAAAAGTCTTTCACAATTACTAAATGAAAAAGACAATAACGGTTGTTCGCCCCTACATTATGCCAGTCGAGAAGGCCACATAAGGTCCTTAGAAAATCTCATTAAGCTCGGTGCCTGTATCAATCTCaagaacaataataatgagaGTCCACTGCACTTTGCCGCGAG ATATGGGCGATACCACACAGCGTGCCAGCTATTAGATTCTGATAAGGGAACTTTTATCATAAATGAAAGTGATGGGGAAGGACTCACACCATTGCATATAGCATCACGGGAAGGTCATACGAGAGTGGTACAATTGTTACTCAACCGAGGAGCTTTGCTACATAGAGATCATAACGGACGCAACCCACTTCATCTTGCAGCAATGAGTGGATATACTCAGACCGTTGAACTTTTGCATTCAGTTCACTCACATTTGCTGGATCAAACTGATAAAGATGGA AATACACCACTTCACTTAGCTACAATGGAAAATAAGCCTAACTCTATAGCATTGCTGTTATCTATGGGCTGTCAGTTGAGTTACAACTCGTTGGAAATGAGTGCTATCGACTATGCAATTCATTACAAATTCCCAGAGGCTGCTCTAGCAATGGTGACTCATGAAGAAcg agCTAAGGAAGTTATGGCTTTACGATCAGATCGTCACCCTTGTGTCACTCTCGCACTGATAGCTTACATGCCTCGAGTGTTTGAAGCAGTTCAAGATAAGTGTATAACAAAAGCTAACTGTAAAAAGGATTCTAAAAGTTTCTAT ATTAAGTATTCTTTCAAATTCTACCAACACTCGAGGCTTGAGATAGATGCGCTGAGACAGGCGCTGAACGACCCAAAGTTTCGACCAGAACCGTTGAGTGTTATCAAC GCAATGGTAGCTCACGGTCGCGTTGAATTGTTAGCTCATCCTTTGAGCCAAAAGTATCTTCAAATGAAATGGAATTCTTATGGAAAATATGTCCACCTACTGAATCTCTTAATATACTGCATAATCCTCCTATTAGTGacgctttatatttattttttgatgacCAAAATGCCTAAGAATATGAACACAGCAAGCCATGTTAGCAATGAGACtgcatatgtatttaattctcTATTAAATGACACTGCTACTACGGGTTTCAAGCAAG ttccaGATTTCGGAATATATGCTAGTGCAGggattatattaacttataacttCATTTGTGTGATACGCGAAATGTACAATATAAAGGAACAAAAATGGCATTATATTGTTGACCTCTCGAATTTTGTTTCCTGGATGCTGTACGTCAGTTCAACACTCATGACTTTGCCATCTATATACccaatttatcaaaatattcag TCGTCAGCTGCTTCAATTACCGCCTTCTTAGCATGGTTCAAATTGCTACTACTACTTCAACGCTTCGATCAAGTTGGGATCTACGTGGTTATGTTTTTGGAGATACTACAAACacttattaaagttttgatGGTGTTTTCAATACTAATAATAGCATTCGGACTAGCCTTCTTCGTCCTTTTATCTAAT GGCCAGCATTTATCATTCAGCAGCATACCGATGTCATTGATGAGAACATTCACGATGATGTTGGGAGAGATTGACTTTGTTGGTACTTATGTCCAACCCTACTATAAGACAGAAATAGACGTTCTCTTACCTTTCCCTATTCCAACTTTCTTTATCCTCGGCCTGTTTATGGTCTTTATGCCAATCCTATTGATGAACTTACTCATTGGTTTGGCTGTCGGAGACATTGAGAGCGTCAGGCGAAATGCGCAGCTAAAACGCTTGGCTATGCAA GTAGTTTTACATACAGAATTAGAACGAAAATTGCCTGCTTGCATTTTGGAAAATGTTGACAAAGATGAATTGATTGAATACCCAAACAACAACAAATGCAAACTCGGTTTCCTTGACTTAATTCTACGGAAATGGTTCTGCAATCCATTCACTGACGAC
- the LOC116777842 gene encoding transient receptor potential cation channel subfamily A member 1 isoform X2 — translation MFLFRRVNTCPCLPVTPTFLHKAAESGNVEDFMRLYLTEPSRISIRDSNGRTAAHQAAAKNHTNILHSINKYGGALDIADNAGNTPLHLAVENESLDAIDFLLQQNVDTSSLNEKRQAPIHLATELNKVSVLKVFVKHKTKFDVDIEGEHGRTALHFAAIHDHDMCARILISELGAQCKLQCNNGYYPIHEAAKNASSRTMEVFLQWGESEGCTREKMMSLHDNEGNVPLHSAVHGGDIRAVELCLRSGAKISEQQYDFSTPVHLACAQGALEIVKLMFTMQPEEKMACLMSCDVQEMTPLHCAAMFDHPEIVKYLVNEGSDLNPLDKEKRSPLLLSASRGGWRTVHTFILLGANMELKDINSRNVLHHVVMNGGRLEDFATTCKNRCEKSLSQLLNEKDNNGCSPLHYASREGHIRSLENLIKLGACINLKNNNNESPLHFAARYGRYHTACQLLDSDKGTFIINESDGEGLTPLHIASREGHTRVVQLLLNRGALLHRDHNGRNPLHLAAMSGYTQTVELLHSVHSHLLDQTDKDGNTPLHLATMENKPNSIALLLSMGCQLSYNSLEMSAIDYAIHYKFPEAALAMVTHEERAKEVMALRSDRHPCVTLALIAYMPRVFEAVQDKCITKANCKKDSKSFYIKYSFKFYQHSRLEIDALRQALNDPKFRPEPLSVINAMVAHGRVELLAHPLSQKYLQMKWNSYGKYVHLLNLLIYCIILLLVTLYIYFLMTKMPKNMNTASHVSNETAYVFNSLLNDTATTGFKQVPDFGIYASAGIILTYNFICVIREMYNIKEQKWHYIVDLSNFVSWMLYVSSTLMTLPSIYPIYQNIQSSAASITAFLAWFKLLLLLQRFDQVGIYVVMFLEILQTLIKVLMVFSILIIAFGLAFFVLLSNGQHLSFSSIPMSLMRTFTMMLGEIDFVGTYVQPYYKTEIDVLLPFPIPTFFILGLFMVFMPILLMNLLIGLAVGDIESVRRNAQLKRLAMQVVLHTELERKLPACILENVDKDELIEYPNNNKCKLGFLDLILRKWFCNPFTDDAESVSQAVGLDLVLESKEDYMTAEMDKQKRRLREMSQLLEQQHTLIRLIVQKMEIKTEADDVDEGVSPAETRVVPRWSTPRIRKQLHTAASFNKGI, via the exons atgtttctatTTCGGCGAGTTAATACATGTCCATGTCTGCCAGTGACGCCAACATTTTTACAcaag GCGGCTGAAAGTGGAAATGTGGAAGATTTTATGCGTCTGTACCTAACGGAACCATCCCGAATATCCATCCGCGACTCTAATGGCCGCACCGCAGCTCATCAAGCAGCTGCTAAAAACCACACAAACATCTTGCACTCCATTAATAAATACGGCGGAG CATTAGATATAGCCGACAACGCCGGGAATACGCCGCTTCACTTAGCAGTAGAAAATGAGTCACTAGATGCCATAGATTTTCTACTTCAGCA gaaTGTAGATACTTCAAGTTTGAATGAGAAACGTCAGGCACCTATCCATTTAGCcacagaattaaataaa gTATCTgtactaaaagtttttgtaaaacataaaactaagTTTGACGTTGATATCGAGGGGGAACATGGTCGCACAGCTTTGCATTTCGCTGCTATTCACGACCACGATATGTGTGCTAGAATATTG atTTCTGAATTGGGAGCCCAATGTAAACTTCAATGTAATAATGGGTACTATCCTATTCATGAAGCTGCAAAGAATGCTTCCTCGCGTACTATGGAAGTCTTTCTTCAATGGGGTGAATCTGAAGGTTGTACAAGGGAAAAGATGATGTCCTTACATGACAACGAAGGGAACGTTCCTCTTCATTCTGCCGTACATGGAGGTGACATCAGGGCTGTGGAACTCTGTTTGAGATCTGGTGCTAAGATATCAGAACAACAATACGATTTTTCCACGCCCGTACATCTAGCCTGTGCTCAG GGCGCTCTAGAAATAGTAAAGTTGATGTTTACAATGCAACCAGAAGAGAAAATGGCATGTTTAATGTCCTGCGATGTACAGGAAATGACGCCTTTACATTGTGCCGCAATGTTCGATCATCCTGAAATTGTTAAGTATCTTGTGAATGAAGGATCTGATCTGAATCCTTTGGATAAGGAAAAACGGTCTCCCCTACTGTTGTCTGCCTCACGAGGCGGTTGGAGAACTGTTCATACATtt ATTCTTCTCGGTGCGAATATGGAACTGAAAGACATAAATTCTCGGAACGTGCTTCATCACGTTGTTATGAACGGAGGTCGTCTAGAAGATTTTGCAACAACTtgcaaa AATCGATGCGAAAAAAGTCTTTCACAATTACTAAATGAAAAAGACAATAACGGTTGTTCGCCCCTACATTATGCCAGTCGAGAAGGCCACATAAGGTCCTTAGAAAATCTCATTAAGCTCGGTGCCTGTATCAATCTCaagaacaataataatgagaGTCCACTGCACTTTGCCGCGAG ATATGGGCGATACCACACAGCGTGCCAGCTATTAGATTCTGATAAGGGAACTTTTATCATAAATGAAAGTGATGGGGAAGGACTCACACCATTGCATATAGCATCACGGGAAGGTCATACGAGAGTGGTACAATTGTTACTCAACCGAGGAGCTTTGCTACATAGAGATCATAACGGACGCAACCCACTTCATCTTGCAGCAATGAGTGGATATACTCAGACCGTTGAACTTTTGCATTCAGTTCACTCACATTTGCTGGATCAAACTGATAAAGATGGA AATACACCACTTCACTTAGCTACAATGGAAAATAAGCCTAACTCTATAGCATTGCTGTTATCTATGGGCTGTCAGTTGAGTTACAACTCGTTGGAAATGAGTGCTATCGACTATGCAATTCATTACAAATTCCCAGAGGCTGCTCTAGCAATGGTGACTCATGAAGAAcg agCTAAGGAAGTTATGGCTTTACGATCAGATCGTCACCCTTGTGTCACTCTCGCACTGATAGCTTACATGCCTCGAGTGTTTGAAGCAGTTCAAGATAAGTGTATAACAAAAGCTAACTGTAAAAAGGATTCTAAAAGTTTCTAT ATTAAGTATTCTTTCAAATTCTACCAACACTCGAGGCTTGAGATAGATGCGCTGAGACAGGCGCTGAACGACCCAAAGTTTCGACCAGAACCGTTGAGTGTTATCAAC GCAATGGTAGCTCACGGTCGCGTTGAATTGTTAGCTCATCCTTTGAGCCAAAAGTATCTTCAAATGAAATGGAATTCTTATGGAAAATATGTCCACCTACTGAATCTCTTAATATACTGCATAATCCTCCTATTAGTGacgctttatatttattttttgatgacCAAAATGCCTAAGAATATGAACACAGCAAGCCATGTTAGCAATGAGACtgcatatgtatttaattctcTATTAAATGACACTGCTACTACGGGTTTCAAGCAAG ttccaGATTTCGGAATATATGCTAGTGCAGggattatattaacttataacttCATTTGTGTGATACGCGAAATGTACAATATAAAGGAACAAAAATGGCATTATATTGTTGACCTCTCGAATTTTGTTTCCTGGATGCTGTACGTCAGTTCAACACTCATGACTTTGCCATCTATATACccaatttatcaaaatattcag TCGTCAGCTGCTTCAATTACCGCCTTCTTAGCATGGTTCAAATTGCTACTACTACTTCAACGCTTCGATCAAGTTGGGATCTACGTGGTTATGTTTTTGGAGATACTACAAACacttattaaagttttgatGGTGTTTTCAATACTAATAATAGCATTCGGACTAGCCTTCTTCGTCCTTTTATCTAAT GGCCAGCATTTATCATTCAGCAGCATACCGATGTCATTGATGAGAACATTCACGATGATGTTGGGAGAGATTGACTTTGTTGGTACTTATGTCCAACCCTACTATAAGACAGAAATAGACGTTCTCTTACCTTTCCCTATTCCAACTTTCTTTATCCTCGGCCTGTTTATGGTCTTTATGCCAATCCTATTGATGAACTTACTCATTGGTTTGGCTGTCGGAGACATTGAGAGCGTCAGGCGAAATGCGCAGCTAAAACGCTTGGCTATGCAA GTAGTTTTACATACAGAATTAGAACGAAAATTGCCTGCTTGCATTTTGGAAAATGTTGACAAAGATGAATTGATTGAATACCCAAACAACAACAAATGCAAACTCGGTTTCCTTGACTTAATTCTACGGAAATGGTTCTGCAATCCATTCACTGACGAC